The Macaca fascicularis isolate 582-1 chromosome 1, T2T-MFA8v1.1 genome includes a window with the following:
- the SPRR3 gene encoding small proline-rich protein 3 — MSSYQEKQTFTPPPQLQQQQVKQPSQPPPQEPFVPITKEPCHPKVPQPGNTKIPEPDCTKVPKPGYTKDPEPGSTKVPDKGCTKVPEPGSTKVPDKGCTKVPEPGSTKVPEPGSTKVPDKGCINFPEPGAIKIPEQGYTKVPEPGYTKVPEPHPSTVTPGPAQQKTKQK; from the coding sequence ATGAGTTCTTACCAGGAGAAGCAGACCTTTACCCCACCACCTCAGCTTCAACAGCAGCAGGTGAAACAACCCAGCCAGCCTCCACCTCAGGAACCATTTGTTCCCATAACCAAGGAGCCATGCCACCCAAAGGTTCCACAACCTGGAAACACAAAGATTCCAGAGCCAGATTGCACCAAGGTCCCTAAGCCAGGCTACACCAAGGACCCTGAGCCAGGCAGCACCAAGGTCCCTGACAAAGGCTGCACCAAGGTCCCTGAGCCAGGCAGCACCAAGGTCCCTGACAAAGGCTGCACCAAGGTCCCTGAGCCAGGCAGCACCAAGGTCCCTGAGCCAGGCAGCACCAAGGTCCCTGACAAAGGCTGCATCAACTTTCCTGAGCCAGGCGCCATTAAAATCCCTGAGCAAGGTTACACCAAAGTTCCTGAGCCAGGCTACACAAAGGTACCAGAGCCTCATCCTTCGACGGTCACTCCAGGCCCAGCTCAGCAGAAGACCAAGCAGAAGTAA